CGGCGTACCTGTACGCCGTCGGCCACGCCAACGGAACCAGCACGGCCATCCAAAGCCTGGGCAAGGTGCCCGGCACGTTCAACGACCCGAACTACTTCCTGCGCACCTCGCAGGCAGGCACGTCACTGAACGGCGAGTAGCAGAAGCCCATCGGCGGCGCGGGGACCCGGGGCGGGGTCTCCGCGCCGCCGGTGTCAGTCCTCGGGGTCCCAGCGGGCTTCGCGCAGGTTGACGCGGCCGTTGCTGACCCGGACGCCGTCCGAGCGCAGCAGGTGCAGTTGCTCGTCGCCGACCTCGTCCGCCGGTACGCCGGACGCGCGGATCACCCGCCACCACGGCACACTCGCGCCGTACTCGCGCATGATCGCCCCGACCTGCCGCGGTCCGCCCTGCCCGACGTACTCCGCGATGTCGCCGTACGTCGCGACGCTGCCCTCCGGGATCGACTCCACGGCCTGCAGCACGGCCTCGACGTACTCCTCCCTGTCCACAGGGCTAAATCTAAGCGAGTGGAGCGAGTGCCTTCGCGAGCGGCTCGAGCACGGACGGCCCTGCGTCCAGCGGAAGGTTCATGATCACCAGGTCGACGCCTACCTCGCCGTACGCCGCGGCCTCGGCGACCGCCTTGTCGAGCGGGCTGTCGGGGTCGATGCGGACGTTCACCGAGCAGGTGATCTCGTTGACGTCGCGCCCGACCTCCTCGCACCGCTGGACCAGGACGTCCTTGAGCGGCTTCCACTCCTGCGGGTTCGGGACGATGACGTTCCACTGCTGCGCCCACTTGGCGACCGCGCGGAGCGTCCGCTTCGGGCCCTTGCCGCCGATCGTGATCGGCGGGTGCGGCGTCTGCACCGGCTTCGGGTTGCAGTACGCCTCGGTGAGCTTGATGTACTTGCCGTCGAAGTTCGCGACCTTCTCGGTGAGCAGCGCGATCATCGCCTGCGTGCCCTCGTCGAAGCGGTCGAAACGCTCCTTCAGGCCGTACAGCTCGATGCCGTACGCCGCGGTCTCCATCTCGTTCCAGCCGGCGCCGATGCCGAGCTCGAGGCGGCCGTTGCTGATGATGTCCGTGGTCGCGGCCATGTTCGCGAGCACGGCGGGATGCCGGTAGATCATCCCGGTCACCTGGCAGCCGAGCCGGATCCGGGACGTCGCCTGCGCGAGCGCGGCCAGCGTCGTCCAGGCCTCCAGGTTCGGGCCCTGCATGTCACCGCTGAGCGGAT
This Kribbella sp. NBC_00482 DNA region includes the following protein-coding sequences:
- a CDS encoding MGMT family protein; this translates as MDREEYVEAVLQAVESIPEGSVATYGDIAEYVGQGGPRQVGAIMREYGASVPWWRVIRASGVPADEVGDEQLHLLRSDGVRVSNGRVNLREARWDPED
- a CDS encoding TIGR03560 family F420-dependent LLM class oxidoreductase; the encoded protein is MRFAIKTRPEHTTWQQMRDVWVAADQFEIFESAWHWDHFYPLSGDMQGPNLEAWTTLAALAQATSRIRLGCQVTGMIYRHPAVLANMAATTDIISNGRLELGIGAGWNEMETAAYGIELYGLKERFDRFDEGTQAMIALLTEKVANFDGKYIKLTEAYCNPKPVQTPHPPITIGGKGPKRTLRAVAKWAQQWNVIVPNPQEWKPLKDVLVQRCEEVGRDVNEITCSVNVRIDPDSPLDKAVAEAAAYGEVGVDLVIMNLPLDAGPSVLEPLAKALAPLA